GATGCTGTCCTGTGATATCCCTGCTTTCTTTGTGCATTGGGAGCTACAGATAGAGGAGTATATAAATGACTGTTCTCACCTGAGCCAGTGACATAAGTCATGGATTGAGTGTGACAATTGACAACCACTGTCTTGTGGTTATTTTAGCTAATGTTTGGTACTCAGAATGCATTATTTTTCTACATCTCAGGAGCAGCTGCAGAAGCTGGAGGTGGAATTGAGAGAAGTAACAAAAAACAAGGAAAAGCTGAGGAAAAACCTCCTTGAATTGACAGAGTATACCCACATGCTGCGAGTTACCCAGTCCTTTGTCAGAAGAACTGTTGAGGTACTGCATATATTGTGCCTGCATAGTTCTGAACTGTTAAAACCAAGATAGGAAGAAGGTAGGCTTTGAGCCACTGACTGCTCTCCAGTGACCTAGTGCCTGATAGTGGCTGGATTCCTGGAAAGAACGCTGACCTGGATGGAGCTTACTCTGCTCCTGCAAGGTGCCAAATTGGGTTGGATCTAGATTTAGTCATGCTACCAGCAAACTCACTTAAATCAGAGGACTCATGTAAATCATAGTTCTCATTGTTTACACTGGGTTTGCATTTTGAAAGGAGGAAAATGTGCAACATCAGTGCACATGTTTTGAGTCTTTGTGATCTGTGTTCTTTTGTGATTTAGTGATACTAGAGTGTTCTAAACCCTTCTTCTAAAATGTTGTTATTAGATTGAGTCCTGTTTACAGACTAATTATGAAGAATTCCCAACCCTAGAAAGTGAACCCTTAGCGGACTACAGCTGTATGCACAGACTTGGTGCCAAATTGGGGTAGGTAATGAAAATCTGTGATACTATATAGCACTACCATGTGGGCAGTCAGCAGCACCTGGTGTAATACTAGAAATGTTAGACTGGCTGTCTTACATTTGGAAGGGAAGGTTGGATGTTTTTGTTCATATAAATATATGTAGTATAAGATGGCTTTTGGGAATGCACAAGCTCATCTACTTGTGCATCAGTCCTATTTTATGCTGAGTGTGTATAGCTTGCATGCATAAAGTAAATGCTTAACATGCAATTTAATTATGATTAATTAGATACAAAGGTCATGGAATTCAATAGAACTTAGTCCCTAGTAAGTGTGGCAGAATTCTAGTCgatatttcttttgaaatttcaAACTGATAATATTTCATTGAATataaaaaaacccccaacatATTAAACTTAAACCTACATGCTGAAAATTCTGCTGTAATTCTGCTCATTTCTGTTGTAAATGGTGGGATTAATTCATTTGTTGGATATGAATCTATTTAACTGAGTGGAGTGGTATTGATGCACATGATTGGCTGAATTATCttaatttgcaaaacatctgaatACCCAATCTTCCTTGTTTTGCTTGGCAACCATATGAAATTTAGTATATTTTGTCTTTTGTAATGTAGATTTATATCTGGCTTAGTTCATCGAGCAAAAATTGAAGCCTTTGAAAAAATGCTCTGGCGAGTCTGCAAAGGATATACTATTGTTTCTTATTCAGAACTGGAGGAATGTTTACAGGATCCAGATACGGTGAGTAACCATGGTGGATAAATAACAATGTATTTCTGAAAGTTGGTGCTACATCACTGCTCTGCATTTAAATTGAGCATCTACACCAGgcgtaggcaacctttttgagccgtgggccgggttgctgtccctcagacaattggggggctgAAGtcgggggggagcttccaccctccggagGCGGGGCcatgtgccgggggtggagcttccaccctccagggcagagctgcatgctgggggcggagcttccaccctccgggggcagggctttttctgctccctttcctgacctccagctgtctgagagacagctagaagtgggggggattgggagaggagGTGACAGGCgtgcgcctgctcctcctgcctttccttggcccccagctgcctctcagagacagctggggaccagtaagggcccgtgaggggcaggagcaacaggtgcgtggcccctgctcctttcctcggggctttgccaggcctgaggtgtcctctgaaggacacctcATGTCTGCcgaagccccgcagggaggaggaggaggccagtggcccctgctcctttcctcggggcttcgccaggcctgaggtgtcctccgaaggacacctcaggtctgctgaAGCCCCCAGGGAAGGAGAAAGCGTGTGCCCGCCCGCCCTCCttggtcccttccttcggccgaacgggctccaaggggccctttcggccgaaggggagggaggccaaagggaagggcttgggcacccgtcccaggcccttccctttggccgaaagtgctccaaggggccctttcagctgaagggaagggcttgggcacatcgccgtcctgggctcctccatgtcctttgcagccccagatctctctctccggagggaggcctggggctgcatgggccGCGATGGAGCCCCAGAGCAGCAGGccacctcctgggctcctcccccagatctctctctccggagggaggcctggggctgcatgggctGCGATGGAGCCCCGGAGCAGCAGGGGatcgccagcgctggaggcctccccctctttccaggccccatcagaggccggcaagGAGCTGGCAGGGGCCGCCAGTGCTgaaggcctccccctctttcccggccccgtgggctccttcccagcctccgcGGACgccaagaaggaggaaggaggccggcggccccccaaaggccccgcgcgCTCAAGGGAGAgaccagggcctttggcctctcgcgcgagcgACCTTTGGCctcgtgtgagggcgtggggcctttggcctctcgtgtgagagGCCAgttcctgccgctgattgccgctggcgcggggcctttggcaatcagtggcaggaccgggcttgGGCCGGTCCCCTGGCCTTGCCGGGTcgcatgcggcccgcgggctgccaACCCCTGATCTACACACAAAGTGGAATTCCCATGCATGGGCATACAGACAGAGGATTGCATTCAGAGTGAGTTAGTCAAGCAAGTTCTAAAAATGGCTCCAGGACTAGAGGTTTTAACAGTGGCTTGCTTTCAAACATGCAACATTTAACGCAAACATATTTTAATCATGATGTAACTTCCAGGCTTGATGCCATTTTAAAACCTTGCATTCAGATTCATAAACAATGGTCTTTGGATTGGGAAGTCATAGGACTGTGGtcattggatgggagactgccagtgaacaccaggtgatgtaggctatatttgagaggaagggagtggcaaaacaacctctgagtaaacacctatgaaattcatggtgtttctataagtcaacaggtgacttgaaggtacatacacatgCCTTCTCAGACTCACTGGCTGtgaatttattgttttatggTTTATATGTAACGGAAGAACTATAATGAGCCAGAGGCTTGTGTACTGCTGCCTTCTCAGTGTGGGGTTTTGAAGTGTTAACTTTGGTTTTTATTAACTGCAGCTTGTTTCATCCAAAGCTGACAGACTGTGGCTTGAAATGAACATTGTTAAGGCTGACCATAGATTATCAGCTTCAGACAAAACAACACAATGTAGTTAATCAAAATCAGAAGGGAAGGTTTCTGAGCTACTCCTTGTAGCCACATGGAAGAAGAGCATGTGAACCCATAGCCTACTGTCGCTTAATTATGTCATTATAAACTATGGTTTATTGTAACATGTCATGCAGCCACTGACTGACAAACAGGTTTACCTGGTGCCTCCTTATGTGTACCTTCAGAGGAGCATGGCATAGTTCAATGAAGTAAATCATGGTTTCACTAGTCATTGGGGATATTCTGCTTGCACCATGGTGCATGTGTGTTCTCTGTATTTATCTCTTTAGTGAACACacttttttaaaggcattttttaaaattgcatattGGTTCTGTGTAAATGGTGGGCAGATCACGGATATAGTGGAACTGTAAACCAAAGCTGAACTCAACAATTTGACATTCACTTTTCAGGGAGAACCTACCAAGtggtttgttttcttaatatcctATTGGggtgaacagataggccaaaaagTTAAGAAGATATGTGACTGGTAAGGATTGTTGTACCATTCATATTTGCTAATGTTCTTCTGCATTTTACTTGCTGAGATATTTCTTTTGGATtatgttgccttggagtgtggtggggtctccttcagaggtttttaaacaggctggtggtctcccaactctatgattctatgaatttactGAATGTGGTCCTACTGAATGTGTGAAGTCAGTATAGTCCATAGGtgtttaaaaagcattatttttGTAGGACTTCCATGAGACTACTCTCAAGGCCAAGTTCTTGCACTGAAGCTAATTCATACATAATTTTAGGATGACACAGTTAAAATATTAGGCATACATCCAAAAAGGTTATGAATTTTTGGATTGACATTTTGAACAATAAACAGTTGAGAAAACAATCTATGTTTTAAAGGGGGTTTTGTGcctcagaaagaaagaattcCACATACAGTCCGTGTACATGGATTTTATGGGGTGTGAGTGTACATGGAACCAAAACGTGTGTCAACATCATCACTTttgtaaaacagagaaaattattttgtctctagTTTTCCATAGTGTCAAGTAGGCATAAAGTATTAGTTCCTATTAAAAAGAACTGGGGAAAGGATATCAAGTACTGTACTGGAATTGCAATGACCGGATAGTGTACATTATCTTACAGAAAAATCTTCCTGTTATATAGgttttagaaataatttgggGGGAATAAATATATGGAGTCCTTTCAAACattgtgtttattattttaaaagaaaaatattccatAACTAAAGTTTTTAAACCCCCCTCCCAATTTTTCCAATTTTCCGGGAATGAGAAaggattttccccctttttctgcaTAAGTTTCTTCGACCACAGGCTTTTCATACTGCATAAGAAGGTTCATAATGGCAAACATGCTTTCAGTGACACTTGTTATTACTCCCTCATAGATTTCCGAGGAGATTCAGTATTTCCCAGAACACAGTTTGAAAACCCATTGTAATCCATTTTGTCTCTAGTTTCCTGAACCTCTGTATCAAGAACTGTTTTCAggggtgttcttttttttttctttttccttgcaagGCAACATTAAGATTTGATCAACCGGCAGTTACATTTTACAGCCCTGCTTTTAGTTCCTTTGTTTGACTCTTTCATAATAATAGATTGATATCTTTTTGGCCAGCTACCATTGCCATGTTTACCCTTATCCCAGCAATTCTGAAGAGCGCCAAACTGTTATGGAGGGACTGCAGATTCGCATTCAAGATCTTCACATTGTGAGTAGAATTACATTAGTATTTAATTTTCTGTGCCTGCTGGTTaggggaaaaaaaaattaatattcacATGGAAGACTGTTAAGACATGTTCAAGACAAAAGGATGCAGCTTTCATCCATATGGACTGTCATATAGACCTGGGATAACCCCTTTCTATATGTTTGTGgcagtatttttattttctgggtGGTCTTCATAAGGTATGTACTATGCATATCATTGGCATAACATTATATGTAAATATGtacctgcaaaaaaacaaaacaacaacagaagtgaAATCCCTGTTTCTTACCATGTGAAAAAACGTTTAGTTTTTTCAGATGAAATTGCTTGTAGAACTAGCAGTTGGCTGTCCTCAGTATAAATATTGAAAGACCCATATAGTTATTGATACTGGGGCAAGAGGTGATGGGACCTGTGGACAGTTTGTGTGAACTTGGTCCTTTTATTGCTAGGAAGGACTTGCTATATGTACAGTGTTTAATCTTTACACGTCTCaaaaaaataaatccacaaaGGTGCTGCATAAAACTGAAGATTATTTACGGCAAGTTCTAGCCAAAGCCTCTGAATCAATCTACACCTGGGATGTCCAAGTGAAGAAGATGAAAGCGATTTATCATGTGCTGAACCTCTGCAGCTTTGATGTCACCAACAAATGCTTAATTGCTGAGGTCTGGTGCCCAGTGTCTGACCTACCAAACATGCGCCGAGCCCTTGATGAAGGATCTGTAAGTGATTTCATTAACCTGGGATGAAATTCTCACATTTCCTTGGATGTGTAGATCAGGTGTGTGGGGACAGTATAGAAGTAGGATTGTATTATTTTTCTGACTCCACAAAATACACTGCAAAGAGTAATGCAGGTCACCATTGTTTAATTCTGTAACCAGAGAGAAAGTGGAGCATCTGTCCCATCATTCATGAACACAATACCAACAAAAGAAACACCTCCAACATTGATACGCACCAATAAATTCACCTCTGGATTCCAGAACATTGTTGATGCTTATGGGATTGGGAGCTACAGGGAGATAAATCCAGGTCAGTAACTCATAGATTGAAAAATAATGATTGAGAAATAGGTTTTAGCTTGATCCCACTCTCCTGTCTGTAATAGGGTTTAAAAGATCTTATGTAGTCTTTGCAATCCATGAGGGAAATATCTGTTTTTTACTCATTAGCACTGGGAGTTTGCagagaatgcaaaaataaaatgctttctcACTGTGTGGGGAGAATCAATAGCGCAGGTGCATTGTGGAGAATTTTGATACTGCACATGGTGTTTGCTATACAACAATTGTGCTGCAATAGAAATCTTGTCCCTCTATTTTTACAGCTTTGTTCACCATTGTCACCTTCCCGTTCTTATTTGCTGTCATGTTTGGAGATTGTGGGCATGGCTTGTTAATGTTCCTGTTCGCGTTGTTCATGGTATTGTTCGAAAATCACCCCAAACTTCAGCGATCACAAGATGAGGTAAGGAGGAACTTGATTTTTTATTCACTTTGCTGTGAGGAGAAATGAACTCCCCTGAACTCTTGGAGAGGCTGATATCAAGTGCATTATTGCATTATCAAGTGTACATTATTGTCCTAAGCACCAGAACCTCTGGCTCCACTCCTTAATCTTGCCTGCCTGTCATTCTGGACAAAAATGAAAATCCTTTCCCTCATCTCATCCACTGTTCTCACCAGTAGCTATGTTTTTATGGTAGTTATGCAGAATATTGAAGTGGCATGAGCGGAAGGACCTCTTGGGAGTGCCCTCCTTCTTGAACGTAATGCCCATTGATACATCAGGCCTTTAAGGCGGACCTAGAGATCCACTTGCTCACTCTTGCTTTCTCTTAAAGGATTTTTTTGTAGGTCTGTTACTTACTTATCTGATGAGGTCTTCATTGTGATTTAATTATTGCATTTGGACTTGCCTCTGAATCCTGCAGAAGGATATCTGATCCAACCTGTCAGCGCAGTTCTTATATTTTTATGCATATAGCATTTTGCCCTTATTAAACTCTTGTGCACTAGgattaaacacacacattaaTTGAACGAGTTGAGGGATACTTTCTAGCCCCAAAGGATTCTAATGTAGGGCTGTGTTTAATGGTGAGGTTTaatgttgatttgtttttcctGAATCCACTAAGAATTCCAATATCCCACTTCAATGAAGCCAAGCTACTGACAACCAGAGTATGGGTGACAGTGCTGATGAATCCCTGTACTATAAATCTAGTTCTGTTTGGCCTCTgcaacaaaatctggaaggctAAAATGTGTTGTCCTGGTGCATTATGGTTAAGAAAAGGGTGCCTCTCCTTTTGCGGAGCTTCTGGTTTATTTGGATGTGGCACATGGTGACTATAAAGCACATCTCTTAACtggaaaataaattataaaatcatGTGTATTATAAGAAGGATCTTATTTTTGATCTTATCCTTTTTAATCTTCGCAGATCATGAAAATGTTTTTCCAAGGCCGATACATCATTTTGCTGATGGGATTGTTTTCTGTGTACACTGGTCTGATTTACAATGATTGTTTTTCAAAGTCTTTTACCATATTTGGCTCCAGTTGGAATGTCTCACAAATGAAGTGGCAGTAAGTGGTTTCCATGTCATAATAAAACAAATCACTGGGGTCACATAGAAAGCTATTGTTTCTCCTCACATGTGCAGCAACCTTGCTTCCCATAGTGcatattttcctcattttatcGGTCTATCATATGTGTATCTAGTGCCTGGCATGCTCATGATCTTTTATTGTTTCATGTTCCTTCCAAGTATGTTTTATATGTgtgcaaaataataaatggatTGGAACTGAGAGAGGGGAAAGGTTAAAATTTGTTGAGAGAAATTATTTACAGGCTTTATTGTATGACAGACCTAAAGTGAAGTGTTGCCATTTGCTGATGTATGTTGGTCCTAAATAATGATTGATGGACCAATGTGGTTAATtgcaaattttgtacattttatttcctttatgGATTTACTAATTTGTCATTCTACTTTGTGGTATACTTCAGTTGTGTTGAATATTTGTAGTAGGAAATCAGCTAGCAAAGAACCCCATTGATGGTAACTGTGTCGTATTAATGCCATAATTCTGTTCTGTGTGCTTTGTTTTACAGAAATGAGGATATGCTCAATAATCAGTATTTGACACTGAATCCAAATGTAACGGGAGTGTTCAGAGGAGCTTATCCTTTTGGCATAGATCCGGTTAGTGTTTTTCTCTGGATGGTGAGCCTGTAGAGGACACTTGGAAACCTTATGGAGCTTAATCATGGGTCCAGTAACTTTAGTTTTACTATTTAAAACACTTCCATTCATGAGGATATATTtggctgctgcttttaaaaagggattttgCATACAAAAAGTCCCAGACTCAATCTCCAAGATTCCCATGAAGGGTGGGAAAGTTTCATATCGGAAATCCTGGGGAGCCTTGGTCAGTCAGTGTAGAATTGACACTGAAGACAAAACTGAGTTATATGAGTTACTTGCTGTAAAACAGCTTATATTGTTCCTAACTTCTTTTCACTTAAGAGATATATGATGAAAGGCTTTATATTGGAGCTGAGTGACATGTTCTGTTGGTCATGCGTGGCTGTGTTTTGTGACATATGTGACAGTGTTTTGTGTTTGTCTTTCTCTCTTCAGATTTGGAATCTAGCAAACAATCGTCTCAGTTTTCTAAAttctttcaaaatgaaaatgtCTATAATTATCGGAGTAGTTCACATGGCGTTTGGAGTGGTCTTAGGGGGATTTAACCACTTGTAAGTATGAAACTTGGGAGTAAAGTTGTAATGATTACTTTTTGTTCCTTGATTTCTGTTTGAAGTGGGAATGACTTAGAATAGCTGAACAAGTTTAGCTTGCTTTGTACAAACTAATGAACAAGGTTATCTAGCATTCAAGGTCTGGCCCAGCCGCTAAGGAGCTTTGTACGTGGCCTTATTGTTTGTCTTCCACACCCCAGTTTTCTAGTAAAGTATCTGCCATGTAACTACAGATAACAAAAAACACTTCTTTCCTTAGCCCTTGCAAGGGTGGTAGAAGCCATGAGAAAGTGGGTTGATAGACATATCTTCACAAAGACAGATGTTTATTCAGTAAATGGATCAGCTTGGTTCTTGTTAGAATATGATACACATTGTATATTATTCTGTATAAAACCGATTTCTGCTCCTGACTTCCAAACTAACCCACATCTCCTTTTGttcttccatcaggcatttcagGAAGATGTAcaatatttatttagttttcaTTCCTCAACTCCTGTTTCTTCTATCTATCTTTGGATACCTTGTATTTATGATTGTCTACAAATGGCTGGCTTTCAGTGTGGAAAACTCCAGGTCGGCTCCAAGCATTCTGATCCAGTTCATTAATATGTTCCTGTTTTTTGGTAGCAGAGCGGACGTCCTTTTCCCAGGACAGGTTGGTAatccttatacagtggtacctcgggatacgaaatacccaggttacgaatttttcgggatacgaataaatcccatagggatttattgtttcgggttacgaaagttttttcgggttacgaaaaaactccggcgctgttttaaatggagccgcggcagagccgcggcttttttccccattagcgcctatggcaattcggcttacgaaggtttttcgggttacgaaattagccgcggaacgaattaatttcgtaacccgaggcaccactgtaactcgAAATACAGGAACAGAATTCACGGTTGGCTTCTTTTGTCTGTCTCAAATCTTAATAACTCAGAAGGTAAAGCAAAATGCAGCTAGATGGTGCTTAAATCTCTCTATAGTTGGAATAATTGCCTCTTCTGTAATGTTGGCTGGTCGACGTGTATATTTCAGTTGTTGGTATTAGGagacattttaactttttttaatctAGAGAAGTAAAAGGCTTGAAATGGCATAGCAACATTGATTTGTAGAAAAGGGAAATATACCCTAAATGGAAAGTTGAGACCAAACTGAACATAGATGTACTTTGTGGCCAAAGATGAACTGTCATATGCAGGTCTTATGGAGAAGACAGACACAACGAAATACGAAGGGTCAACTATAGTAGTGCCATGGATTCATACGCCTTATTCTCATGCCATTATTTGGAGATAGTGCAAATAGCCCGagtaaaaaaaacacaatctTTGCGAGTGCTCAGCTCTCACCAAGGTGATCGAAAAAGAGAAAATGCCCATACAGCAGGCAGTTATGGTGAACACTAGTCAATTCACTTCACAAATGGCTGCAGTGCATCCATGGTAGAGTTTCAGTCTCAGGGAGAGCATGTTTTTCAGGCTGTAGTGGATCTTTCAGACAGCTTTAGTGTGAACTGCAAGACAGTCTTTCCAATTACCTTCTAGAACTGTCTCACCAGGAACCTTTGGAAAAGACACAAGATGATCATTGAAGAAGTTATAGGGAAAGAAATGGGGCATTCATTTGGGGTTTCCCTGACAGATTGCCCATTTTATCTTCCTGCCAGAAATCAACCGAAGTGCTTGCCATTTGGGAGTGCCTGGGTTTTTTCTTGTACTTTCCTCTGCCGTTTTCTGGAGGAGAAGCTCAAGTGCCTGATGCATTTAGTTATGTCTCTGGCTTGCTTACAGGTAGTTTCTGTCCATatgaaacacatttttcttttgtttcctccCTTTTGAAACAGATGTTTGTCCAGAAAATTCTAATCGCTGTTGCTGTGGTATCAGTTCCTGTGCTGCTTTTTGGAAAACCACTTTATTTATATTGGTTGAATAGTGGTGGCCAAGGGATCGGGACTTACAGAGTATGTATCCGAAAGAACTATGTGTGCTGGCATTTGTATACTTGATGGGCAAAACGTCCCATCCAGGGGCTAATGTACTCTGAAAATAATAGTTTCTTGAATTTTTCTCCCTTTCAGAAAGGTTACCGGTTAGTACGAAGAGAAAGCGAAGAAGAGATTGCCTTGTTGATAACTCATGATATTGAAGAGGGAAGTAGCTCTTTGGATACCAGGCACAAagatgaggaaaaagaagaggtgagtgcacatgtgtgcatgtattttcCCCCCTCCGCAATGTTTGGAATTCTGTAAAAAAAAGTAATCTCAGAGACGATGTAGGATATTATATATTTGGTGCTTTCTGTATTACTTTTGGAAGCATTTTCACCACACCTTCCTTTATGGCTATCTCTTTTATGACCAATTTGGAACATCTGCGTCCATATCCCTCCTGGATCATCTATGGTAGGGGTGGGAATATGTCAAAAATGTCATTTAGGAGAGACTCCTTGCTTTATGTGTACAAAACCAAGATAATCACATTATTTTCTAAAACAAGGCATGCCTCCCATGCTTTGTTTTAGCAaaagaacactttaaaaaatgaaagtgtcCATGTTACTTCCAGTTTCATCAGGAGGGGCCTGGTACAGTCCATGGAAAGTCTAGGGTAGTTGGCATTCACAACCCTTGAAGTTGCCCATTCTAATCTACCTTTTATTTCGGTTCCCATCTTGAACCATATTTTCTCCCATGAAGTCTTGGGTTAAAACTTCTTAGTTCTATCCCCTCTTAATTGAAGCAAAGTCTATTTAGCTGAATGCATAGGATTCTCCTATTTACCATCCTTGCTTCCTTCACAGTTCCTCCCAGTGTGTTAAATTTTCAACTGTAAGCTTCATGGGTGAGGAACCTAAGAGGTTTTATTGATCCTCTCTATATACAGCACCGCTCATGTTGTGGGTGCTGTATAAACATGATCCTTTCCTATCAGACCTCATGAAGCATGTTGCAAATAGCCCACTTTTCTGCTTTCCGCGAACCTTTTTCAGATTGATTTCTTTCCTTGTGTTCATCAACATATTTACGCAACGTTTTCTTGTAGTTTAATTTTGCAGATGTCTTCATGGATCAGGTTATCCATACCATCGAATACTGTCTGGGATGCATCTCGAACACTGCTTCATACCTGAGGCTGTGGGCACTAAGTCTGGCCCATGCACGTAAGTATCCTGTATGCTCCATTTTCTTGTTACGTCATTAACACGCCTGTGTAGAACGCCTTTCACGCTGTTGTAAACAATAAACATTATCCTGTATGCCCATGCATTAAAGCCCAAGTAAGGGAAGCAGTGGTTTCTTGCTATGTGAATTCAACCTACCTTTCTCATTTATACTATGAAAAATATACAACACTATatttccagtttaaaaataacatatttccagttttaaaataataagttCTGTCACATCTAGCTTTGATTTGTATTTAAAGTATGGTTTGGTTTGAGGAcaaaccaaagtttggaaatatgCTTGGATCATAATTTGTCTCTGTGAACGCACACAAGTGAGTTATCCTGTGTCTGTGCAGTGCCTCTTTCAGAACATTTTGAAGCAATTTGGTGATAGTCCTACCCATCTCTAGCTGACCTAAATAAGGTTTCCTACAGAAAGCTGCCAGTTCCTTTTTGTTCGCGGCTGCAGCTGCATCAATAAGAACAGCATTCGCTTTCTTGATCCTACTGGGAAGGAGCTTTAGCTTCTGTCAAGAACTGCGTCAAATGCAACACTAAGATCCTAGGCTGGGATGGGCATTAAAAAATTCATAGCAGTTGCTGTCTCCTGTGCTTTCCTGGCTGGTGTTTTTATCGAGGGCgtttttgcagctacttgcagCCTATGACTTTTATTCCACATTACAGAGTGGACTCAAGGTCTTGAGCTGATACCATTTTTGGGGAGGCTGTACTTCGTTCATTGGTTTTTATATACTGTTGAATTTACCTCTGGGCCATGTTGCTGAATTCCTTGGAATCTGGTCTTATTTTGGTACTATGTTTACTGTTTCAGTGGTTTTCTCCCTTTGAAACTATGTTGATATTGTCATTGTTATATGAGCATATGGGCTCATGCACGTTTCACTGTTTATTTTTGAGCTATTGTTTGTTTGGTGgcatcagaggctggatggccatctgtcagggatgctttgatttggatttcctgcatggcagggggttggactggatggccctagtggtctcttccaactctatgattctatgattctatcaacaCTCGTACCTCTTACTACTTGTATCTTGCTAGTTCCCCATTTGgatgagtcacagagaccacgaaggagGAGAACAgcttgcatacctgtaactgtacTTCTTTGAGTGGCCATCTCTGTATGCACACCATCCTGCCCATTCTTCCCTCATCGTGACTTGCTGGTTCCTTTGGA
This genomic interval from Sceloporus undulatus isolate JIND9_A2432 ecotype Alabama chromosome 10, SceUnd_v1.1, whole genome shotgun sequence contains the following:
- the ATP6V0A2 gene encoding V-type proton ATPase 116 kDa subunit a2; this translates as MGSPFRSETMCLAQLFLQAGSAYECLSALGERGLAHFRDLNPSISVFQRKYVSEVKKCEEMERILGYLVQEIKRADIPLPEGTVTPAAPPLKQMLEIQEQLQKLEVELREVTKNKEKLRKNLLELTEYTHMLRVTQSFVRRTVEIESCLQTNYEEFPTLESEPLADYSCMHRLGAKLGFISGLVHRAKIEAFEKMLWRVCKGYTIVSYSELEECLQDPDTGEPTKWFVFLISYWGEQIGQKVKKICDCYHCHVYPYPSNSEERQTVMEGLQIRIQDLHIVLHKTEDYLRQVLAKASESIYTWDVQVKKMKAIYHVLNLCSFDVTNKCLIAEVWCPVSDLPNMRRALDEGSRESGASVPSFMNTIPTKETPPTLIRTNKFTSGFQNIVDAYGIGSYREINPALFTIVTFPFLFAVMFGDCGHGLLMFLFALFMVLFENHPKLQRSQDEIMKMFFQGRYIILLMGLFSVYTGLIYNDCFSKSFTIFGSSWNVSQMKWQNEDMLNNQYLTLNPNVTGVFRGAYPFGIDPIWNLANNRLSFLNSFKMKMSIIIGVVHMAFGVVLGGFNHLHFRKMYNIYLVFIPQLLFLLSIFGYLVFMIVYKWLAFSVENSRSAPSILIQFINMFLFFGSRADVLFPGQMFVQKILIAVAVVSVPVLLFGKPLYLYWLNSGGQGIGTYRKGYRLVRRESEEEIALLITHDIEEGSSSLDTRHKDEEKEEFNFADVFMDQVIHTIEYCLGCISNTASYLRLWALSLAHAQLSEVLWAMIMRVGLRVDATYGILLLVPVSALFMVLTVFILLLMEGLSAFLHAIRLHWVEFQNKFYAGEGYKFTPFSFQDISLHFNGYVT